One part of the Candidatus Methylacidiphilales bacterium genome encodes these proteins:
- a CDS encoding DUF4258 domain-containing protein, with protein sequence MNYELSKHVQKEMERRGIPMATLQSVLASPNQKVPEYGSIMCYQSKVDINQKPYLLRVMVNETVAPPKVVTVYRTSKIGKYWNTAI encoded by the coding sequence ATGAACTATGAACTTTCAAAACATGTTCAAAAGGAAATGGAACGCCGTGGCATTCCAATGGCCACCCTGCAATCCGTTTTGGCCTCACCCAATCAAAAAGTACCTGAATACGGAAGCATAATGTGCTATCAATCCAAAGTGGACATTAACCAGAAGCCGTATTTGTTGCGGGTGATGGTGAATGAAACCGTGGCCCCGCCCAAAGTAGTGACAGTTTATCGAACAAGCAAAATCGGCAAGTACTGGAACACAGCAATATGA
- a CDS encoding DUF2283 domain-containing protein: MKVTYDPEVDVLRILFRDAPIEESNEDKPGVILDYDKEGNIIGIEVLNASQRIENPRKVDYAVTA, from the coding sequence ATGAAAGTGACCTACGATCCTGAAGTGGATGTTTTGCGCATCCTTTTTCGTGATGCGCCAATAGAAGAGAGTAACGAGGACAAGCCAGGTGTGATCCTCGACTATGATAAGGAAGGCAACATTATCGGAATCGAAGTCCTCAATGCTTCACAGAGGATTGAAAATCCACGCAAGGTGGATTACGCTGTGACGGCATAA
- a CDS encoding DNA recombination protein RmuC, with amino-acid sequence MEFAAITLLVLVLAGLIALLILQFRLGPGLRENQGRQVSELRELLQKSLGDQKTDFRDFNTANAELLRKSIGDSLTNQSILMEKRFESLQVQTGERLQEIRANVERRLQENLEQNFSAFKDMSKSLGDMKSSADQMLRVSQQVSELNHILASPKLQGNFGETALEKLLQDILPQGSYEWQPRIAEGLQPDASIHIKDLRLCIDAKFPKDRIAALLNDARDEAAQEIARKELGAVLKAMASDISKKYVRPDLGTADQAFLFVPSESLYYEILKQPELIEHCRKVKISVVSPNTLAATLYAVALAFRGYEMQENAKALIKGIQDMDRHFQNFREDFGKIGQRLQQAQDDYTKAGRDLDRFDKTILKLRDGESKLQLESPES; translated from the coding sequence ATGGAATTCGCGGCGATTACTCTTCTCGTTTTGGTCCTGGCCGGGCTGATTGCCCTGTTGATCCTGCAGTTCCGACTCGGCCCCGGCCTGCGGGAAAACCAGGGCCGCCAGGTCTCGGAACTCCGCGAACTTCTCCAAAAAAGCCTGGGCGACCAAAAAACCGACTTCCGCGACTTCAACACCGCCAACGCCGAGCTGCTGCGCAAGAGCATTGGCGACTCCCTGACAAATCAGTCGATTCTAATGGAAAAGCGTTTTGAGTCGCTCCAGGTCCAGACCGGCGAGCGGTTGCAGGAAATCCGTGCGAACGTCGAACGCCGCCTGCAGGAAAACCTGGAGCAGAACTTTTCCGCGTTCAAGGATATGTCGAAAAGCCTGGGCGACATGAAATCGAGCGCCGACCAAATGCTCAGGGTCAGCCAGCAGGTCAGCGAACTGAACCACATCCTGGCCTCGCCCAAGTTGCAGGGGAACTTTGGAGAGACGGCGCTGGAAAAACTGCTCCAGGACATTCTGCCGCAGGGCTCCTACGAGTGGCAGCCGCGCATTGCCGAGGGACTGCAACCCGACGCTTCCATCCACATCAAGGACTTGCGGCTTTGCATCGACGCCAAGTTCCCAAAGGACCGCATTGCCGCGTTGCTCAACGATGCGCGCGACGAGGCCGCGCAGGAAATTGCGCGGAAGGAACTGGGCGCCGTGCTCAAGGCCATGGCCTCGGACATTTCAAAAAAATATGTGCGGCCGGATCTCGGCACTGCCGACCAGGCCTTCCTTTTTGTACCCAGCGAAAGCCTGTATTACGAAATTTTGAAGCAGCCCGAGTTGATCGAACATTGCCGGAAGGTGAAAATCAGCGTGGTTTCGCCCAACACCCTGGCCGCAACGTTGTATGCCGTGGCCCTGGCGTTCCGGGGCTATGAAATGCAGGAAAACGCCAAGGCCCTGATCAAAGGCATCCAGGACATGGACCGCCATTTCCAGAATTTTAGGGAGGATTTCGGCAAGATCGGCCAGCGCCTCCAGCAGGCCCAGGACGACTACACAAAGGCCGGCCGCGACCTGGACCGTTTTGACAAAACCATCCTCAAACTACGGGATGGAGAGTCGAAACTGCAGTTGGAATCGCCGGAGAGTTAA
- a CDS encoding transglutaminase family protein, with the protein MYLLKISHCTVYEYSTPVQLLTHKLYVRPRGGHDIRIQSSLLEIAPAGRIRWQRDIYSNSMALVDFPEKTSRLSILSEAVVEHYETAPLDFRVADEAAIFPFAFDPSERIDLIPYEIPCFPSDTRLMQEWVQQFWKQGTFQETYALLDRMNKKIVSDFRYQMREEPGVQSPAETIQKRSGSCRDFSTLFIEACRYLGLPARFVSGYLHCPAQVPGYGSTHAWSEVYLPGAGWKGFDSTSGQVVGQDHIATAVSRRPEDIPPVSGTFLGPQNVASNMSVKVDVVRLGEN; encoded by the coding sequence ATGTATTTGCTGAAAATTTCCCACTGCACAGTTTACGAATACTCCACTCCGGTCCAGCTTTTGACCCACAAGCTGTATGTCCGGCCTCGCGGCGGCCACGATATCCGCATTCAATCCTCACTGTTGGAAATTGCCCCTGCCGGACGGATCCGGTGGCAGCGCGATATCTACAGCAATAGCATGGCACTGGTGGATTTTCCGGAAAAGACAAGCCGGCTTTCCATTCTCAGCGAAGCGGTGGTGGAACATTATGAAACTGCCCCGCTGGATTTCCGGGTGGCGGACGAGGCGGCGATTTTTCCGTTTGCCTTTGATCCATCGGAACGGATCGATTTGATCCCGTATGAGATTCCCTGTTTTCCAAGCGACACAAGATTAATGCAGGAATGGGTGCAACAGTTTTGGAAGCAGGGCACCTTTCAGGAAACGTACGCATTGCTGGACCGGATGAACAAAAAGATCGTTTCGGATTTTCGCTATCAAATGCGGGAGGAACCGGGCGTGCAAAGCCCGGCCGAAACCATCCAAAAGCGGTCGGGTTCCTGCCGCGATTTTTCCACGCTCTTCATCGAGGCCTGCCGTTATCTCGGGCTGCCGGCGCGTTTTGTCAGCGGATATCTTCACTGTCCCGCACAGGTGCCTGGCTATGGCTCAACGCATGCGTGGTCGGAGGTCTATCTGCCGGGAGCGGGCTGGAAGGGGTTTGATTCCACCAGCGGCCAGGTGGTCGGGCAGGACCACATCGCCACCGCTGTCAGCCGCCGGCCGGAGGACATTCCTCCTGTTTCCGGAACGTTTTTGGGGCCGCAGAATGTGGCCTCCAATATGTCAGTCAAAGTTGATGTGGTGAGATTGGGAGAAAATTGA
- a CDS encoding adenylate kinase translates to MKPNLLLIGGPGAGKGTQSERLSQWLGVPHLSTGEIFRQQIALGTALGKEAAIYIDRGRLVPDNLADLVAEERLALPDAQDGYVLDGYPRSLPQALELARALKQRGHKLDAAIYLDVPDEDIMTRLSGRLTCRSCGKTCHALFYPPRQAGICDACGGELYQRNDDNPASISARLRIFHGITGPMLDYYRGKGLLISVDATTGMEKVSEQIRFCVQGLMQPVSAVPVQPV, encoded by the coding sequence ATGAAACCAAATTTGTTGTTGATCGGCGGCCCGGGCGCCGGCAAGGGAACACAATCGGAACGGCTCAGCCAATGGCTGGGCGTGCCGCATCTATCCACGGGCGAAATCTTCCGTCAGCAGATAGCCCTGGGCACCGCGCTGGGAAAAGAGGCCGCCATCTACATCGACCGGGGGCGGTTGGTGCCTGACAACCTCGCGGATCTGGTGGCCGAGGAACGTTTGGCGCTCCCCGACGCGCAGGACGGTTATGTCCTGGATGGCTATCCGCGCTCGCTGCCGCAGGCGCTGGAGCTGGCGCGCGCCCTGAAACAACGCGGCCACAAGCTGGACGCGGCGATTTATCTCGATGTGCCGGATGAAGACATCATGACGCGCCTGTCGGGCCGCCTGACCTGCCGCTCCTGCGGGAAAACCTGCCATGCCCTTTTTTATCCACCCAGGCAGGCCGGAATTTGCGACGCCTGCGGCGGGGAGCTCTACCAACGTAATGACGATAATCCCGCCTCAATCAGCGCCCGCCTTAGGATCTTTCATGGAATCACGGGTCCCATGCTGGACTATTACCGGGGAAAAGGGCTGTTGATTTCAGTGGATGCCACCACCGGCATGGAAAAGGTCTCGGAACAGATCCGATTCTGCGTCCAGGGCTTGATGCAGCCTGTATCGGCAGTTCCAGTCCAACCGGTATAA
- a CDS encoding DUF4070 domain-containing protein, translated as MNTLLVYPEFPDTFWSFKHALKFIGKRAALPPLGLLTLAAMLPQAWKKRLVDANVQRLRDRDLAWADLVCISAMIAQRESAQAIIARCRAAGKKIIAGGPLFTSDHAAFSGVDHFVLNEAEETLPEFLSNFERGCARRVYATDKFADMRQTPVPLWELADMRRYGSMNIQYSRGCPFDCEFCDVTAKFGHRPRTKPPAQILAELDSLYAAGWRGSVFFVDDNLIGNKHALKAELLPALIAWQHKRRHGLPFYTEASINLADDEELMRLMAEAGFDTVFVGIETPDSASLKECNKRQNQGRDLVESVKRIQRAGLQVQGGFIVGFDSDLPSIFQRQVAFIQQSGIVTAMVGLLNALPGTKLYARMQREDRLVSKTTGNNADGTLNFISRMPVQQLVEGYKNILRGIYAPRPYYQRIRTLLKEYRRPRISVSFSWRHLLALAYSSLRLGVIGRERFQYWRLLTWTLFHRPAQMQLAVTLAIYGHHFRKCCAAIGV; from the coding sequence GTGAACACGCTTCTCGTCTATCCGGAGTTCCCCGACACCTTTTGGAGTTTCAAACATGCCCTGAAGTTCATCGGTAAACGGGCCGCCCTCCCCCCGCTGGGATTGCTCACCCTGGCGGCCATGCTGCCGCAGGCTTGGAAAAAACGCCTGGTGGATGCCAATGTACAGAGACTCCGGGACAGAGACCTGGCTTGGGCCGATCTTGTGTGTATCAGTGCGATGATCGCACAGCGGGAATCAGCCCAAGCGATCATCGCACGCTGCCGCGCCGCAGGTAAAAAAATCATCGCCGGCGGGCCCTTGTTCACCAGTGACCATGCGGCGTTTTCCGGCGTGGATCATTTCGTCCTCAATGAAGCGGAGGAAACCCTGCCGGAATTTTTAAGCAATTTCGAACGAGGCTGCGCCCGTCGAGTCTATGCCACCGACAAATTTGCCGATATGCGCCAAACCCCGGTTCCACTCTGGGAATTGGCGGACATGCGCCGTTATGGCTCAATGAACATCCAGTATTCGCGCGGCTGCCCGTTCGACTGCGAATTTTGCGACGTGACGGCAAAGTTCGGCCATCGGCCCCGCACCAAGCCGCCTGCACAAATCCTTGCGGAACTCGACAGCCTTTACGCTGCGGGCTGGCGCGGGTCCGTGTTTTTCGTGGATGACAACTTGATCGGCAACAAGCATGCATTGAAGGCCGAGCTTTTGCCCGCGCTGATTGCTTGGCAACACAAACGGCGCCACGGCCTTCCCTTCTACACCGAAGCCTCAATCAATCTTGCGGATGACGAGGAATTGATGCGATTGATGGCGGAAGCCGGATTCGACACGGTGTTCGTTGGCATCGAAACACCCGACTCCGCCAGCTTGAAGGAATGCAACAAGCGCCAGAACCAGGGGCGCGATCTCGTTGAGAGCGTGAAACGCATCCAGCGGGCGGGCTTGCAGGTCCAGGGCGGATTCATCGTGGGGTTCGATAGCGATCTGCCGAGCATTTTCCAACGCCAGGTGGCGTTCATTCAACAAAGCGGCATTGTAACCGCAATGGTCGGCCTCCTCAACGCCCTGCCCGGCACCAAGTTGTACGCGCGCATGCAGCGGGAGGACAGGCTGGTCTCCAAAACGACCGGCAACAACGCGGACGGCACGCTCAACTTCATTTCACGCATGCCGGTGCAACAGTTGGTGGAAGGCTATAAAAATATTCTGCGCGGCATCTACGCCCCGCGCCCCTACTATCAACGCATCCGCACCTTACTGAAAGAGTACCGCCGACCCAGGATTTCGGTTTCGTTTAGTTGGCGGCATTTGCTTGCTCTCGCCTACTCAAGCCTGAGGTTGGGCGTCATTGGCCGCGAACGGTTCCAATACTGGCGCCTTCTCACCTGGACCCTGTTTCACCGGCCCGCGCAAATGCAATTGGCCGTGACGCTCGCCATTTATGGACACCATTTCCGGAAATGCTGCGCCGCCATCGGCGTGTAA
- a CDS encoding CPBP family glutamic-type intramembrane protease — translation MRLGADAQIQARAHFLKDRSWESVTNVNRAICERGRAAAGPNPQSDTAGLTTKGEALCSKNLTVAAKQERKFSLLLLSLWFWTAIFSAHANVKEPDAGDIGSALAYAKDSDFLTVEYVAVNSPTAKAGIKKGDCVTAINDISTRGMSLKEARHSIDGNIGGMVKLTVRHGASRDEQVPIVRQSFPDTYLQAATEGDPRAEFSLGLFYQFSPTTTRDLPKAVEWYRKAADQGYDWAQTNLAYMYKHGLGAPKDLEASAAWYLKAAKQEDAVAETNLALLYYRGEGVHQSDKDAFDWFYSAALQGDSTAEYYLGLLYRDGRSVAKNDREAFIWYYRSAQQDNFSAEWCLAYMYEKGRGVTRNIEEALKWYHKAQIGFPQDKQLKKDVIRISLKAFLGTRDFTTLDLSLIMSVFQREILCALFLLVAVYIVGGIVLFYFSLRVSDAELKLPLAIGWVVFYLESQGVALFAVFIHGKLLTADTLIAAMAIFSALPVIASSCVLNRRHIWKASQTPWKTLLLYGTGSCLAALIIALGYDKIYTLITHSSLPSQATLALFLKAKQVSAWLTYASIALALPVAEEVIFRGYLFDVLRKHFSGNIVVLITALAFSLVHFQWLYFVPLFGFGLVLGWVKLKTNSLRLPVFLHAINNALVLAFAG, via the coding sequence ATGCGCCTTGGAGCAGATGCACAAATACAAGCCCGAGCCCACTTTCTCAAAGACCGTAGTTGGGAGTCTGTCACCAACGTCAACCGGGCAATTTGTGAGAGAGGCAGGGCAGCAGCAGGCCCGAACCCTCAAAGCGATACGGCGGGCCTTACGACAAAGGGGGAAGCGTTGTGCTCCAAAAATCTGACGGTTGCCGCCAAGCAGGAACGCAAGTTTAGCTTACTGCTTCTCAGTCTGTGGTTTTGGACTGCCATATTTTCCGCCCATGCCAATGTAAAGGAACCCGACGCAGGAGATATTGGAAGCGCATTAGCCTACGCCAAGGATTCGGACTTTTTAACAGTCGAATACGTGGCAGTTAACAGCCCTACGGCTAAAGCTGGAATCAAAAAAGGTGATTGCGTTACGGCTATTAACGACATCTCGACACGAGGGATGTCTCTCAAGGAGGCCAGACATTCTATTGATGGGAACATCGGCGGAATGGTGAAGTTGACAGTTCGCCACGGTGCATCGAGAGATGAACAGGTTCCCATTGTACGACAATCCTTTCCCGATACCTATTTGCAAGCAGCAACGGAAGGCGATCCAAGAGCAGAATTCAGTCTGGGGCTCTTCTACCAATTCAGTCCAACTACGACACGCGACCTTCCCAAGGCAGTGGAATGGTATCGTAAAGCGGCAGATCAAGGCTACGACTGGGCTCAGACCAACCTTGCATACATGTACAAGCATGGTTTGGGTGCCCCGAAAGACCTCGAAGCCTCAGCAGCCTGGTATCTCAAGGCCGCAAAGCAGGAAGATGCCGTGGCTGAAACAAATCTGGCCTTGCTCTACTACCGCGGCGAAGGCGTCCACCAGAGTGATAAGGATGCATTCGACTGGTTTTATAGCGCCGCCCTACAGGGGGACTCAACGGCTGAGTACTATCTGGGCCTTCTTTACCGGGATGGTCGTAGCGTGGCTAAAAATGATCGGGAAGCTTTCATTTGGTACTACCGATCTGCGCAGCAGGATAATTTCAGCGCAGAATGGTGCCTGGCTTATATGTATGAAAAGGGGCGGGGCGTGACGCGAAATATTGAGGAAGCGCTAAAATGGTATCATAAGGCACAGATCGGCTTTCCTCAAGATAAACAGCTCAAGAAGGATGTAATCCGTATAAGCTTGAAAGCCTTTTTAGGAACACGCGATTTCACCACTCTGGATCTTTCGCTCATCATGTCGGTTTTCCAGCGAGAGATCTTGTGTGCCTTATTTTTATTGGTGGCAGTTTACATCGTTGGCGGCATCGTCCTATTCTATTTCAGTCTCAGGGTGTCTGACGCCGAACTGAAGCTCCCTCTGGCAATTGGGTGGGTTGTGTTTTATCTGGAAAGCCAAGGGGTCGCTTTATTTGCCGTCTTTATTCATGGGAAATTGCTCACTGCCGACACCCTGATTGCCGCGATGGCTATTTTCAGCGCTTTGCCTGTAATTGCCTCTTCTTGCGTACTCAATCGACGCCACATTTGGAAGGCATCACAGACTCCTTGGAAAACTCTTCTGCTTTATGGCACAGGTTCATGTTTAGCAGCCCTTATCATTGCTCTTGGATATGACAAAATCTATACTTTGATCACTCATTCGTCACTACCATCCCAGGCCACACTAGCCCTTTTCCTCAAGGCGAAACAGGTATCCGCCTGGCTGACCTATGCCAGTATCGCATTGGCCCTACCCGTTGCCGAAGAGGTTATCTTCCGCGGCTATCTCTTCGATGTCTTGAGAAAACATTTCTCGGGGAACATCGTTGTGCTTATCACCGCACTCGCTTTTTCCTTGGTGCATTTTCAATGGCTCTATTTCGTGCCCCTGTTCGGATTCGGCTTGGTACTGGGTTGGGTAAAACTGAAAACAAACTCCCTGCGCCTTCCAGTATTTCTACACGCAATCAACAACGCGCTTGTTCTGGCATTCGCCGGTTGA
- a CDS encoding helix-turn-helix domain-containing protein, which produces MQTTQELGDLVARRRHELKLKQKDVANRAGLTPGLLSRLERGHLPEFGVRKLMALLAVLGLELQATESGTAGNLDELRKEHGGI; this is translated from the coding sequence ATGCAAACCACCCAGGAGCTTGGGGATTTAGTGGCCCGCCGACGGCACGAGCTCAAATTAAAGCAAAAGGACGTTGCGAATCGAGCCGGACTGACTCCCGGTCTGCTCTCCCGTTTGGAGCGCGGTCATCTGCCTGAGTTTGGCGTCCGCAAGTTGATGGCTCTTCTTGCTGTGTTAGGCCTGGAACTCCAGGCAACTGAAAGTGGAACGGCAGGCAATCTGGACGAGCTGCGCAAGGAGCATGGCGGAATATGA
- a CDS encoding type II toxin-antitoxin system HipA family toxin produces the protein MKLAVHVLGREVGILEPVGRFKSVFTYHANANPDDFLSLTMPVRTESYRWDAPLHPIFQMNLPEGYLLQVLQEKFGPQIGADPTALLSVIGRHMIGRLQVAAPGAKLDEPPQALEVADLLQGDNSERAFAELVRQHATSGVSGVIPKFLEGQDEPFGIDAFNKTTLFTGRYIIKGSSRNLPFAALNEHLCMQVAAKILPATKTQISEDGKALVVHRFDIDDLGHPKYGMEDFCVLLGLPSSAKYGTAWERIAKAIRDHVPGVGRIDAFRYLALTLFLTYALRNADCHAKNIALLYTTRADVRMSPVYDMLTTVVYPGHQDSPPGISFLGKKTWKPGRNLKNFITAQFGVPLREQNQMVEAVSDAVSDTVPLVRQAIEKHPEFRNLGKHMLLAWEEGVTGLRDKRLYSLGAWKSTEPLKGISDPPKLKNPKKVIGRSEGLGQR, from the coding sequence ATGAAACTTGCGGTCCATGTTCTGGGGCGGGAAGTTGGCATTTTGGAACCGGTTGGCCGTTTCAAGAGTGTTTTTACCTATCACGCCAATGCCAATCCCGATGACTTCCTCTCGCTGACCATGCCCGTGCGGACGGAGTCGTATCGTTGGGATGCGCCTCTGCATCCAATCTTTCAGATGAACCTGCCGGAAGGTTATCTGCTGCAAGTCCTGCAGGAAAAGTTTGGTCCCCAGATTGGCGCGGATCCCACGGCGCTTCTTTCGGTGATTGGACGCCATATGATAGGGCGATTGCAGGTGGCTGCGCCGGGAGCCAAACTGGATGAACCTCCACAAGCGTTGGAAGTGGCCGACTTGCTGCAGGGCGACAATTCGGAGCGAGCTTTCGCGGAGTTGGTCCGACAACATGCCACAAGCGGTGTATCCGGAGTGATTCCAAAATTCCTCGAAGGCCAGGATGAACCTTTCGGGATTGATGCTTTTAACAAGACCACGCTCTTTACGGGCCGGTATATTATTAAGGGCTCCTCCCGGAATCTGCCTTTTGCAGCTCTGAACGAACACCTCTGCATGCAAGTCGCGGCGAAGATTTTGCCTGCAACGAAAACACAAATCTCCGAAGACGGGAAAGCATTGGTGGTACATCGGTTCGATATCGATGACCTGGGTCATCCGAAGTATGGCATGGAGGATTTTTGTGTTCTACTCGGTCTGCCTTCATCGGCCAAATACGGCACCGCATGGGAAAGGATTGCGAAGGCCATACGCGACCACGTTCCGGGCGTCGGCCGGATCGACGCCTTTCGATATCTCGCGTTGACCTTGTTTTTGACGTATGCGTTACGCAATGCAGACTGCCACGCCAAGAATATCGCGTTGCTATACACCACCCGGGCCGATGTCCGGATGTCCCCGGTTTATGACATGCTCACCACAGTTGTTTATCCCGGCCATCAGGATTCCCCTCCCGGCATTTCTTTCTTGGGGAAGAAGACCTGGAAGCCGGGCAGGAATTTAAAAAACTTTATCACCGCGCAGTTTGGCGTTCCCCTGCGTGAGCAAAATCAAATGGTGGAGGCGGTGAGCGACGCGGTTTCCGACACGGTTCCACTGGTTCGTCAAGCCATCGAGAAGCACCCTGAATTCCGAAACCTCGGCAAACACATGCTGCTGGCTTGGGAAGAGGGTGTTACAGGCCTGCGGGACAAGCGCCTTTATTCCCTGGGAGCATGGAAATCAACAGAACCGCTCAAAGGAATTTCCGACCCACCCAAGCTAAAAAATCCAAAAAAGGTTATCGGTCGTTCGGAAGGTTTGGGACAGCGGTAA
- a CDS encoding glycoside hydrolase family 130 protein: MKELVERFPENPILSPVDVRPSREDMVVECLLNPGAFRFKGRTGLLLRVAERPKQEEGWVSTPLLDPESEGGIRILRIRKDDPDFKAADPRVFEYKDRSYLTTLSHLRLAWSDDGVHFAVDERPTLPGMGSHESFGIEDCRVEFIEGTYWLTYTAVSEFGICVGMSSTKDWRNFTKHGVIFPPNNKDCALFPEKIKGFYHALHRPSGGGPGGNFIWVSRSPDMLHWGDHRCIAMTRPGEWDSARIGAGAAPIKTPKGWLEIYHGATAVHRYCLAALLLDLDDPSRVLARSREPFMQPVAEYEQKGFVGNVVFTNGHLVDGDQITIYYGASDTVICGARASVTAILDSL; this comes from the coding sequence ATGAAAGAACTGGTCGAACGCTTTCCTGAAAACCCGATTCTCAGCCCGGTTGATGTGCGGCCCTCCCGCGAGGACATGGTCGTGGAATGTCTGCTGAATCCCGGCGCCTTCCGTTTCAAGGGCCGCACTGGTCTGCTGCTGCGTGTCGCCGAACGCCCGAAACAGGAGGAGGGTTGGGTGAGCACGCCGTTGCTGGATCCGGAAAGCGAGGGTGGCATCCGAATTTTACGGATTCGCAAGGACGATCCGGATTTCAAAGCCGCCGATCCGCGCGTGTTCGAATACAAGGACCGCAGTTATCTCACCACGCTCTCGCATCTGCGGCTGGCATGGAGTGACGACGGGGTACACTTTGCTGTCGATGAGCGGCCCACCTTGCCGGGCATGGGCAGCCATGAATCATTCGGTATTGAGGATTGCCGTGTGGAGTTTATCGAGGGGACGTACTGGCTCACCTACACGGCGGTATCGGAATTTGGCATCTGCGTTGGGATGAGTTCGACGAAGGATTGGCGGAACTTTACGAAGCATGGAGTGATCTTCCCGCCGAATAACAAGGATTGCGCGCTTTTCCCGGAGAAGATCAAGGGTTTCTACCATGCGCTGCATCGCCCGAGCGGAGGCGGTCCCGGCGGGAACTTCATCTGGGTCAGCCGCTCGCCTGACATGCTGCATTGGGGCGACCACCGCTGTATTGCCATGACGCGCCCCGGCGAATGGGACAGCGCGCGCATCGGCGCGGGCGCCGCGCCAATCAAGACGCCGAAAGGCTGGCTTGAAATTTATCACGGCGCGACTGCCGTCCATCGCTACTGTCTTGCGGCGCTGCTCCTGGATTTGGACGATCCGTCGCGGGTGCTTGCGCGCAGCCGAGAGCCGTTCATGCAACCCGTCGCGGAATATGAGCAGAAGGGCTTTGTCGGCAATGTTGTTTTCACGAACGGCCATCTTGTCGATGGGGATCAAATCACGATTTACTACGGCGCGTCGGACACGGTTATCTGCGGAGCGCGCGCCTCGGTGACGGCGATTTTGGACAGTTTGTGA